The proteins below are encoded in one region of Xenopus laevis strain J_2021 chromosome 8L, Xenopus_laevis_v10.1, whole genome shotgun sequence:
- the mmgt1.L gene encoding ER membrane protein complex subunit 5-B precursor, with protein MASSIWKGLVGIGLFALAHAAFSAAQHRSYMRLTEKEDETLPIDIVLQTLLAFIVACYGIVHIAGEFKDMDATSELRNKTFDTLRNHPSFYVFNHRGRVMFQPPESEDCHRNQAPFSSNSSLKLSKLEAMHR; from the exons ATGGCGTCCTCGATCTGGAAAGGGTTGGTGGGAATCGGTCTGTTTGCCTTGGCACACGCGGCTTTTTCAGCTGCTCAGC ATCGTTCTTACATGAGATTAACTGAGAAGGAAGATGAAACACTGCCAATAGAT ATAGTCCTCCAAACATTGCTGGCATTTATAGTGGCCTGCTATGGCATTGTACACATTGCTGGAGAATTTAAAGACATGGATGCTACATCTGAATTAAGGAATAA GACATTTGACACATTAAGAAACCATCCATCGTTTTATGTATTCAACCATCGCGGGCGGGTAATGTTCCAGCCTCCAGAGTCAGAGGACTGCCATCGAAATCAAGCTCCGTTCTCATCCAACTCTTCACTAAAGCTTTCCAAACTAGAAGCAATGCACCGTTGA